From Spartinivicinus ruber, the proteins below share one genomic window:
- a CDS encoding substrate-binding periplasmic protein: MCYKFVVLLFSFWLFSKVGANPLVVIAYEDRPGPPHYLGEGFTPSHSPGITPDLLNLIALRLKYKIEYRRYPWSRCLSMLGKNQVDAVFHASFKPERLKLGVFPMKDGQPDSFKKVHRKAYVLYKLKGSDLTWDGKQFQNLDGVIGATYKYSIVDQLRTMGLVVDEAYNAEMNFRKLVGGRLVGVVDLENIADFMLSVRSDRFSQVVKVQPPISVKDYYIIFSHHFYQENTQLVEKIWNEIYQTHKNGDYEKIAKRYLKNLQ, translated from the coding sequence ATGTGTTATAAGTTTGTAGTACTTTTATTCAGTTTTTGGTTATTTTCAAAAGTAGGGGCAAACCCTCTGGTTGTGATTGCTTATGAAGATAGACCAGGCCCACCTCATTATTTGGGAGAGGGTTTTACTCCTAGTCACTCCCCAGGGATTACGCCGGATTTATTGAACCTGATTGCCTTGCGATTGAAATATAAAATTGAGTATCGACGTTATCCTTGGTCACGCTGCTTATCAATGTTGGGAAAGAATCAAGTCGATGCTGTTTTTCATGCCAGCTTTAAACCAGAGCGGTTGAAGTTAGGCGTATTTCCAATGAAAGATGGGCAGCCTGATAGTTTTAAAAAAGTCCATCGTAAAGCATATGTATTGTATAAACTCAAGGGAAGTGACTTAACCTGGGATGGTAAGCAGTTTCAAAATCTGGATGGAGTGATAGGAGCTACTTATAAATACTCAATTGTTGATCAGTTACGAACAATGGGGCTCGTAGTTGATGAGGCTTATAATGCGGAGATGAATTTTAGAAAACTTGTTGGTGGTCGATTAGTTGGCGTAGTTGATTTGGAAAATATAGCCGACTTTATGCTTTCCGTTAGATCTGATCGTTTTTCCCAAGTGGTTAAAGTGCAGCCTCCAATTTCAGTAAAAGATTATTACATTATATTCTCACACCACTTTTATCAGGAAAACACCCAACTTGTAGAAAAAATTTGGAATGAAATTTATCAAACGCATAAAAATGGTGATTATGAAAAAATTGCTAAAAGATACTTGAAAAACCTGCAGTGA
- a CDS encoding c-type cytochrome has translation MTCKTRFKSVLFMILASGFPLGVSAIDVSPYQPGQSLTTGQALELKKRFKNRPMGVWRVNDSSNIDTHKNAKLIRYGIQILDHTADTIGPNVSEPQKRFSGNNLSCSNCHLKGPSGLPGTKYYGIPFVNVMNDYPNFRARSMKVGTIVDRVNGCMSRSMGDGKPLPENSLEMQAVLAYFNWLAEGTATNQAMVGVGLPVIDIPNRKVSLHNGKRVYKSQCAQCHGESGLGVKEAASNRHSGYLFPPIAGRDSYNNGAGMSRVIKATRFIYANMPFGATANATVLSIDQAYDVAGYINSLKRPERADRDKDFPNPRFRPIDYPVPSYFIDDATKLEQAKYGPFRTSRLQEKK, from the coding sequence ATGACCTGCAAAACTCGCTTTAAATCTGTTTTGTTCATGATCCTTGCTTCTGGTTTTCCGCTAGGGGTGAGTGCAATAGATGTAAGCCCATATCAACCGGGACAATCTCTCACAACTGGTCAGGCATTAGAGTTAAAAAAGCGGTTTAAAAATAGGCCAATGGGAGTTTGGCGGGTGAATGATTCAAGTAATATTGATACCCATAAGAATGCTAAACTAATTCGTTACGGTATACAGATACTTGACCATACTGCGGATACTATTGGTCCCAATGTTTCCGAACCACAAAAACGCTTTTCTGGTAATAATTTAAGTTGCTCAAACTGCCATTTAAAAGGCCCATCAGGTTTGCCAGGCACGAAATATTATGGGATTCCTTTTGTTAATGTAATGAACGATTATCCTAATTTTCGTGCCCGAAGTATGAAGGTGGGAACTATTGTTGATCGGGTAAATGGTTGCATGAGTCGTAGTATGGGAGATGGCAAACCTTTGCCTGAAAACTCTTTAGAAATGCAGGCTGTGCTTGCTTATTTTAATTGGTTAGCAGAAGGTACAGCTACTAATCAGGCAATGGTGGGGGTGGGGCTGCCGGTAATTGATATTCCCAACAGAAAAGTGAGTTTACACAACGGTAAAAGGGTATATAAAAGCCAATGTGCTCAATGTCATGGAGAGAGTGGGCTGGGAGTAAAAGAAGCAGCCAGTAACCGTCATAGCGGTTACTTATTTCCACCCATTGCAGGGCGAGATTCTTATAATAATGGAGCAGGAATGAGTCGTGTGATTAAGGCCACTCGATTTATTTATGCCAATATGCCATTTGGTGCAACTGCTAACGCAACGGTTTTATCAATCGATCAAGCGTATGATGTGGCAGGTTATATTAACTCATTAAAAAGGCCTGAACGGGCTGATCGTGATAAAGATTTTCCTAACCCTCGTTTTAGGCCTATAGATTATCCTGTACCAAGCTATTTTATTGATGATGCAACCAAGTTAGAGCAAGCAAAATATGGCCCTTTTAGAACCAGTAGGCTACAGGAGAAAAAATAG
- a CDS encoding SGNH/GDSL hydrolase family protein produces the protein MLQNLLFWGLFPLVIPQAMIIRKNAPRFSGANGPTSGSVGYGRQLTLIALGDSLVAGVGATTLSNALVGQTATTLAIMLQRQINWNAIGIIGADSHQVMNELIPALPAQRADLIILSIGINDVTALTNQQRWQQNLITILLLLRKYSPHAIIAVLGIPPLNNFPLLPQPLRMLLGIRGKIFDGIIKQVISHPSIIHVPLVFKADKRLFAADGYHPSEQGYTTLGQFTAKQITKLFLTRHNKPKFTQNG, from the coding sequence ATGCTGCAAAACCTTCTATTTTGGGGGCTATTTCCCCTCGTTATTCCACAGGCCATGATTATTCGCAAAAACGCACCTCGCTTTTCTGGCGCCAATGGCCCTACATCTGGTTCTGTCGGCTATGGCAGACAGCTTACACTGATAGCATTAGGGGACTCACTCGTGGCAGGGGTAGGTGCAACCACTTTGTCGAATGCCCTGGTGGGCCAAACCGCCACTACTCTCGCTATAATGCTACAGCGCCAAATCAACTGGAATGCAATAGGCATCATTGGTGCAGATTCGCACCAGGTGATGAATGAACTGATACCAGCGCTACCAGCTCAAAGAGCTGACTTGATTATTTTGTCCATAGGCATAAATGATGTAACAGCATTGACCAATCAACAACGCTGGCAACAAAACCTGATAACTATTTTACTATTATTAAGAAAGTATTCTCCCCATGCCATTATCGCTGTACTGGGGATTCCTCCACTCAACAATTTTCCGCTTTTACCACAACCTTTACGAATGCTACTGGGGATTCGAGGGAAAATTTTTGATGGCATTATTAAACAGGTAATATCACATCCCTCTATTATCCATGTACCGCTTGTTTTTAAAGCCGATAAACGACTGTTTGCAGCTGATGGTTATCACCCATCTGAACAGGGATATACTACTCTTGGTCAATTTACAGCCAAACAAATAACTAAATTATTTTTAACTCGACATAATAAACCAAAATTTACACAAAACGGATGA
- a CDS encoding BCCT family transporter translates to MDKHHDKYSIENTDYTVGQDNVQKWGFDVHNPVFGISAGLIVLFLVAVLLVEPATAKAALDGLKWDIIGTFDSLFIWSGNIFVIFCLILLVSPYGKIRIGGANAKPQHSTLSWLAMLFAAGMGIGLMFWSVAEPVAYYTGWYKTPLGVEANTPEAAELAMGATMYHWGLHPWAIYAVVGLSLAFFAYNKGLPLSIRSIFYPLLGDRAWGWPGHIIDILAVLATLFGLATSLGLGAQQAASGINHVFGTDGGIGMQILVIIGVTALAIMSVVRGIEGGVKLLSNINMLVAFALLIFVIFIAFAVVMGNVPTTIAAYVKNIIPLSNPHGREDEAWFQGWTVFYWAWWISWSPFVGMFIARVSEGRTIREFITAVLLVPTAVTIIWMSVYGGIALDQVIAGVGALGEKGLTEVPLAMFQMFEQLPMSTLLSVTAIVLVLVFFITSSDSGSLVIDSITAGGKIDAPVPQRVFWASIEGAIAAALLWIGGTEAIQALQAGAISTGLPFTIVLLLMCVSLVAGLRTEKR, encoded by the coding sequence ATGGATAAACATCACGATAAATATAGTATAGAAAACACTGACTACACCGTGGGTCAGGATAATGTTCAAAAGTGGGGATTCGACGTCCATAACCCGGTATTTGGTATAAGTGCTGGGCTGATTGTGTTATTCCTCGTTGCCGTACTGTTGGTAGAACCTGCCACTGCCAAAGCAGCGTTGGATGGTTTGAAGTGGGATATCATTGGCACCTTTGACTCCCTCTTTATCTGGTCAGGTAATATCTTCGTTATCTTCTGCCTCATTTTACTTGTATCGCCTTATGGAAAGATCCGTATTGGTGGAGCTAATGCAAAGCCACAGCACTCGACTCTGTCTTGGTTAGCCATGCTTTTCGCAGCAGGGATGGGTATAGGCCTTATGTTCTGGAGCGTTGCAGAGCCAGTGGCCTACTATACCGGTTGGTATAAAACTCCACTGGGGGTCGAGGCTAACACCCCAGAAGCCGCTGAGCTAGCAATGGGGGCCACCATGTATCACTGGGGCTTACACCCATGGGCAATTTACGCGGTAGTTGGCTTATCTTTAGCTTTCTTTGCCTACAACAAAGGCTTACCTCTCTCTATCCGCTCAATTTTCTATCCCTTACTCGGTGATCGTGCTTGGGGCTGGCCAGGGCACATTATTGATATATTAGCGGTGCTAGCCACCCTGTTTGGATTAGCTACCTCACTGGGCTTAGGTGCTCAACAAGCTGCCAGTGGTATCAATCATGTATTTGGTACTGATGGCGGCATCGGTATGCAAATTCTGGTGATTATCGGGGTAACCGCATTAGCAATAATGTCTGTTGTCCGTGGTATTGAAGGTGGGGTTAAGCTACTCAGTAACATCAATATGCTGGTTGCCTTCGCGCTACTAATATTTGTTATTTTTATCGCTTTTGCTGTTGTCATGGGCAATGTACCAACAACGATTGCTGCCTACGTGAAGAATATTATCCCTCTCAGCAACCCTCATGGCCGTGAAGATGAAGCCTGGTTCCAGGGTTGGACTGTGTTCTACTGGGCTTGGTGGATTTCCTGGTCACCTTTTGTAGGGATGTTTATTGCTAGGGTGTCTGAAGGTCGTACTATTCGTGAATTCATCACAGCGGTATTGCTTGTACCCACCGCTGTAACCATTATTTGGATGTCTGTTTACGGTGGGATCGCCTTAGATCAAGTAATAGCAGGTGTTGGTGCGTTGGGTGAAAAAGGCTTAACTGAAGTACCACTGGCTATGTTCCAAATGTTCGAACAACTACCAATGAGTACCCTCCTTTCGGTCACTGCTATTGTGTTGGTATTAGTTTTCTTCATTACCTCTTCTGACTCTGGCTCGTTAGTCATCGACAGCATTACTGCCGGAGGTAAAATTGATGCGCCTGTACCTCAACGAGTATTCTGGGCATCAATTGAAGGTGCCATTGCCGCTGCTCTACTTTGGATTGGTGGAACCGAAGCTATTCAGGCTTTGCAAGCTGGAGCCATCTCAACGGGCTTGCCGTTCACCATTGTGTTATTGCTCATGTGTGTAAGCTTAGTGGCTGGTTTGCGTACTGAAAAACGCTAA
- a CDS encoding 3'-5' exonuclease, whose translation MVDQSRPTSWRKHYDWLHANSQDERLQRFYAAGMVSGKTPINQVALVALDFETTGLDAEQDDVVSIGLVPFTLQRILCREAAEWIVKPVQPLAEESVVIHGITHSEISAAPDLQHILDQLLLALAGKVVVVHCRQIECDFFSRALLRRIGEGIQFPVIDTLELEKRALRARQGFVGRLLQQPLGSVRLADCRQRYSLPYYHPHHAMTDALATAELLLAQIAHHYRPDTPISQLWL comes from the coding sequence ATGGTTGATCAATCCCGCCCAACTTCTTGGCGAAAACACTATGATTGGCTGCACGCCAATAGCCAGGATGAACGCCTACAGCGCTTTTATGCCGCTGGCATGGTATCTGGCAAGACCCCAATCAATCAGGTAGCCCTGGTGGCCCTGGACTTTGAAACCACGGGGTTGGATGCTGAACAGGACGATGTTGTTAGTATTGGTTTGGTGCCCTTTACTTTACAGCGGATTTTATGCAGAGAGGCTGCTGAGTGGATAGTCAAACCTGTACAACCGCTAGCAGAAGAGTCGGTGGTCATCCATGGTATTACTCACTCTGAAATTAGCGCGGCCCCTGATTTACAGCACATACTCGATCAACTCTTACTAGCATTGGCGGGCAAGGTAGTGGTTGTTCATTGTCGGCAAATTGAGTGTGATTTTTTCTCTAGGGCCTTATTACGGCGAATTGGTGAGGGGATTCAGTTTCCTGTCATTGATACACTGGAGTTGGAAAAACGTGCATTAAGAGCCAGGCAGGGGTTCGTGGGGCGATTACTACAGCAGCCGTTGGGTTCAGTTAGGCTAGCAGACTGCCGGCAACGTTATTCTTTACCTTATTATCATCCCCATCATGCAATGACTGATGCCTTGGCAACGGCTGAGCTATTACTGGCACAAATTGCCCATCATTATCGTCCTGACACTCCCATTTCACAGCTATGGCTGTAG
- a CDS encoding DUF294 nucleotidyltransferase-like domain-containing protein, whose product MQVEQLEIAEFLAKHPPFDELPGDALSQLAQQTEIAYYRAGSAILTYGDSIQDLFVVRSGAVEIYRRTGELHNRLAEGDVFGQMGLMMNRRVRFPAKALEDTLVYCIPAEQFSEYNDRFETFADFFEAEGGELLRRTLSSQADNNDLTTVKIKSLLTREAVTVPCQTPIREAAMTMTEEGVSSLLITDPDRAVNDDENSGELIGIITDRDLRERVLAADIPLHTSVEEVMTTDVAVIDDNAYVFEAMLEMLRFNVHHLPVMRRHRPIGVVAMSDIVRYESQSSLLLVRGLFAQQTVDDLKSYAQQLPLVFVRMVNEDANSHMIGSAMSWIGRSFKQRLLELGEEKLGPPPVPYCFLALGSMARDEQLIVTDQDNAIILDNGYDPEQHNSYFDQLATFVCDGLAACGYAYCSGEIMASNPQWRMTLNQWKERFASWIENPVPEALLHSSIFFDLDGVWGKTSWAKQLQTFIARKARQNQKFLACLARNALNRTPPLGFFKGFVMEQDGQHKKSINLKRRGTAPLSDVIRVHALAVGSRAQNSFERLEDIIEANILPPGKGQDLSDALEYIAMVRIRHQAADIERGDEPDNNIEPEMLSTFERRNLKEAFQVLDKAQSFLKYRYHASKALK is encoded by the coding sequence ATGCAAGTAGAGCAACTGGAAATAGCTGAGTTTCTAGCTAAGCACCCCCCTTTTGATGAATTACCTGGAGACGCACTGAGTCAACTTGCCCAACAAACGGAAATTGCTTATTACCGGGCTGGCTCGGCGATTTTGACTTATGGTGACTCCATTCAAGATTTATTTGTTGTTCGCAGTGGTGCAGTCGAAATTTATCGGCGTACGGGAGAGCTTCATAACCGCCTAGCAGAAGGCGATGTGTTTGGCCAAATGGGGTTGATGATGAATCGCCGGGTACGTTTTCCTGCCAAAGCTTTGGAAGATACCTTAGTCTATTGCATCCCCGCTGAGCAATTCAGTGAATATAACGATCGTTTTGAAACCTTTGCTGATTTTTTTGAAGCGGAAGGTGGAGAGTTGTTACGTCGCACCTTATCCAGTCAGGCTGATAATAATGACCTGACCACGGTTAAAATAAAATCACTGCTGACCCGAGAAGCAGTGACTGTGCCCTGCCAGACACCCATTCGAGAAGCTGCTATGACCATGACTGAAGAAGGGGTGTCATCATTATTGATTACTGATCCTGATAGAGCGGTTAATGATGATGAAAACAGTGGCGAGCTAATTGGAATTATTACCGACCGGGATTTACGGGAGCGGGTATTGGCGGCGGATATCCCCCTCCACACTTCTGTGGAGGAAGTCATGACTACTGATGTGGCGGTTATTGATGACAATGCTTATGTGTTTGAAGCCATGCTGGAGATGTTGCGCTTTAATGTGCACCACCTGCCAGTCATGCGTCGTCATCGTCCAATCGGCGTGGTGGCTATGTCGGATATTGTTCGCTATGAGTCTCAAAGCAGCTTGTTGTTGGTAAGAGGCCTTTTCGCTCAGCAAACGGTGGATGACTTAAAAAGCTATGCTCAGCAACTACCGCTGGTGTTTGTGCGAATGGTCAATGAAGATGCTAACTCCCATATGATTGGTAGTGCTATGTCCTGGATTGGCCGAAGCTTTAAACAACGCCTTTTAGAACTGGGTGAGGAAAAGTTGGGCCCCCCCCCGGTGCCTTATTGTTTTTTGGCTTTGGGCTCAATGGCACGTGATGAGCAGCTGATTGTTACAGACCAGGATAACGCGATTATTCTGGATAATGGCTACGACCCAGAACAACATAATAGCTACTTTGATCAACTGGCCACTTTTGTTTGTGACGGCCTAGCAGCCTGTGGCTATGCCTATTGTAGTGGTGAAATAATGGCCTCAAATCCTCAGTGGCGGATGACCCTAAATCAGTGGAAAGAGCGGTTTGCCAGCTGGATTGAAAACCCTGTGCCTGAAGCCTTATTGCATAGTTCGATTTTTTTTGACCTGGATGGAGTTTGGGGTAAAACCAGCTGGGCTAAGCAGCTGCAAACCTTTATTGCCCGCAAGGCTCGTCAGAATCAAAAATTTCTCGCCTGCCTGGCTCGGAATGCGCTTAATCGAACCCCTCCATTGGGCTTTTTTAAAGGCTTTGTGATGGAGCAAGATGGCCAGCATAAAAAGTCCATTAACCTTAAACGCCGTGGAACTGCTCCTTTGTCGGATGTGATTCGAGTCCATGCCCTAGCAGTTGGCTCCCGGGCGCAGAATTCGTTCGAGCGGCTGGAAGATATTATTGAGGCTAATATTTTACCCCCAGGAAAGGGCCAGGACTTAAGCGATGCGCTGGAGTATATCGCCATGGTGCGGATTCGCCATCAAGCTGCAGATATTGAACGAGGGGATGAGCCAGATAACAATATTGAACCAGAAATGCTATCCACCTTTGAACGGCGCAATTTAAAAGAAGCTTTTCAGGTGCTTGATAAAGCACAAAGCTTTTTGAAGTATCGTTATCATGCGTCGAAAGCATTGAAGTAA
- a CDS encoding EAL domain-containing protein, with the protein MPKSRLQLGIRGKLISIFSLIKVLPLLLLAWIAWDHSVKLGHKVVSESQQMADRMLHTVTTIGEVTTKQSFKALESQAQSAIERLTVDTAEQVARFLYERDKDLLLLAGQTPDSDTYQQFITHRTAVVTLHQPWQLDEAGQQWQSVRPMSFQYRQIKATEEDNRTAFHYRPPDHLGIQEKRPLYREISFFDLNGQQQIRILSDSNQAAPLMNISRPENTWYKAEDYFAELNSLKKGDIYVSDVIGAYVPSPIIGAYTQVKAKEKGVSFLPENAAYAGKENPVGKRFEGIVRWVTPIFQAGDKIGYLSLALDHTHLMEFTDHLVPTEQRFTPIADASSGNYAFMWDYLGRNISHPRDYFIVGYDPATGEQVPSWLDQATWQQWQDSGLSFQQFIHQQPIYHAQSLKRKPALSQVSKGQLALDCRYLNFAPQCSGWWNLTQEGGAGSFVIFWSGIWKITTAAVIPYYTGRYANSARGFGFVTIGANLNQFHAPALNTKKEMSQLIQQANHQLENKRNSVIDGINSALQKITVQLTTSTVVMVLLVILIAIWMASYLTNRIKHIIEGMKTFTAGNLSHRLSSTTEDEVGELIDNFNELANTIELNVKNLNEEIQQRKVAETKLAQAKNELEQRVAERTLELRISNDQLKKENKERQKAQRQIEHLARYDHLTGLANRVLFGERLKQALEVTEETSEPVALFFVDLDGFKEVNDSLGHEVGDLLLKHVARSLESAVREGDTVARLGGDEFAVVAQGITNHAVLVELAERLLKKLVTKASLDGHKLRAGGSIGIACYPADAKSQEKLIHFADMAMYQAKHSGGGNCYRFFTPDMQARVLHHQKVEAELHQAIQNNELRVYYQPKIDLQTDKIFGMEALVRWQHPERGLLPPIEFIEIAEHTGQIVELGAWVLKEACRQTHQWYQQQIGTLQVSVNVSGYQIDQRFIELVTSVLACTHLNPQQLELELTESTLMDDTPATNTILKQLSELGVAISIDDFGTGYSSFERIRALHLDVIKVDRSFIKGLGCPDDNAIVDAIISMAKTLKVKILAEGVETQEQRQYLQQAQCDAAQGFLFSKPLPAEAFERLLMGTDRRQSP; encoded by the coding sequence ATGCCAAAAAGCCGTTTGCAGTTGGGGATTCGCGGAAAACTCATCTCAATTTTCAGTCTGATCAAAGTACTGCCACTGTTATTGTTAGCGTGGATTGCTTGGGATCATAGTGTCAAGTTGGGGCATAAAGTAGTCAGTGAAAGTCAGCAAATGGCTGATCGGATGTTGCATACCGTTACAACAATAGGCGAAGTGACTACCAAACAGTCATTTAAAGCGCTGGAATCTCAAGCCCAATCAGCCATTGAACGCTTAACAGTGGATACGGCTGAGCAAGTGGCACGGTTTCTTTATGAACGAGATAAAGACTTACTATTACTTGCTGGGCAGACACCCGATTCTGACACTTATCAGCAATTTATCACCCATCGAACGGCTGTGGTAACTCTGCATCAGCCCTGGCAGTTGGATGAGGCGGGCCAGCAGTGGCAATCGGTTAGGCCGATGAGTTTTCAATATCGACAAATTAAAGCTACGGAAGAAGACAACCGTACAGCTTTTCATTATCGGCCACCTGATCATTTAGGTATTCAGGAAAAAAGACCGTTGTATCGGGAAATCAGCTTTTTTGACTTAAATGGTCAACAACAAATTCGTATTTTATCAGACTCAAACCAGGCTGCGCCGTTAATGAATATTTCACGGCCGGAAAATACTTGGTACAAGGCTGAAGATTATTTTGCTGAGCTTAATTCACTAAAAAAAGGGGACATCTACGTCTCAGATGTCATTGGTGCTTATGTGCCATCACCGATTATCGGTGCCTATACCCAAGTGAAAGCAAAAGAAAAAGGAGTTTCTTTTTTACCCGAAAATGCAGCTTATGCGGGGAAGGAAAATCCGGTAGGGAAACGGTTTGAAGGCATCGTTAGATGGGTAACACCTATTTTTCAAGCAGGAGATAAGATTGGTTATTTATCGCTTGCACTGGATCATACTCACCTGATGGAATTTACGGATCATTTGGTCCCAACTGAGCAGCGTTTTACGCCAATTGCGGATGCCAGCTCAGGGAATTATGCCTTTATGTGGGACTATTTAGGTCGGAATATTTCTCACCCAAGGGATTATTTTATCGTGGGGTATGACCCTGCAACAGGTGAACAGGTACCTTCTTGGTTAGATCAGGCCACTTGGCAACAGTGGCAGGACAGTGGTTTATCTTTTCAGCAGTTTATCCATCAGCAACCAATCTACCATGCTCAGTCGCTTAAGCGAAAGCCAGCATTATCCCAAGTCAGTAAAGGACAACTGGCATTGGATTGCCGTTATTTGAATTTTGCACCTCAGTGCTCAGGTTGGTGGAATCTCACCCAGGAAGGAGGAGCAGGATCATTTGTGATTTTTTGGAGTGGCATTTGGAAAATCACTACGGCAGCAGTAATCCCTTACTATACCGGTCGTTATGCCAACAGCGCTCGGGGGTTTGGGTTTGTCACGATTGGGGCTAACCTGAACCAGTTTCATGCACCGGCGTTAAACACTAAAAAAGAGATGAGTCAATTAATTCAGCAAGCGAATCACCAGTTGGAGAACAAACGCAATTCAGTAATCGACGGTATCAATAGTGCGTTACAGAAAATTACTGTGCAGTTAACAACTTCTACGGTAGTGATGGTGTTGTTAGTGATCTTGATAGCCATTTGGATGGCCTCTTATCTGACTAATCGGATAAAACATATTATCGAAGGGATGAAAACGTTCACGGCAGGTAATCTTAGCCACCGTCTCTCAAGTACCACGGAAGATGAAGTCGGGGAATTAATTGATAACTTTAATGAGCTGGCCAATACCATTGAACTCAATGTAAAAAATTTAAATGAGGAAATTCAACAAAGAAAAGTGGCTGAAACTAAGTTAGCACAGGCAAAAAATGAACTGGAACAACGGGTAGCAGAACGTACTTTAGAGTTACGTATTAGTAATGATCAATTGAAAAAGGAAAATAAGGAACGACAAAAAGCTCAACGACAAATTGAACATTTAGCCCGTTACGACCACTTAACTGGGCTGGCGAATCGCGTACTATTTGGTGAACGGTTGAAGCAAGCGTTGGAAGTGACAGAGGAAACAAGTGAGCCAGTGGCTTTATTTTTTGTTGACCTGGATGGGTTCAAGGAAGTGAATGATAGTTTGGGACATGAAGTGGGGGATTTGCTCTTAAAACATGTGGCTAGGTCTTTAGAGAGCGCAGTAAGAGAGGGGGATACTGTCGCGAGACTTGGGGGGGATGAGTTTGCTGTTGTAGCCCAGGGAATTACCAATCATGCAGTATTAGTGGAATTGGCGGAGCGGCTATTGAAAAAACTCGTTACGAAGGCTTCTTTGGATGGACATAAACTTCGGGCTGGTGGGAGCATAGGTATTGCCTGTTACCCAGCGGATGCCAAGAGCCAAGAAAAATTGATTCATTTTGCTGATATGGCCATGTACCAGGCCAAACATAGCGGTGGCGGTAATTGTTACCGGTTTTTTACTCCAGACATGCAGGCGCGAGTCCTTCATCATCAAAAAGTTGAAGCAGAGTTACATCAAGCGATCCAGAACAATGAATTAAGGGTGTATTACCAGCCTAAAATAGACCTGCAAACCGATAAAATATTTGGTATGGAGGCGCTGGTACGTTGGCAGCATCCCGAACGAGGGCTACTTCCACCTATTGAGTTTATCGAAATTGCTGAGCATACCGGGCAAATTGTTGAGTTAGGTGCTTGGGTGCTGAAAGAAGCTTGCCGACAAACTCATCAATGGTATCAACAACAGATTGGTACCTTGCAGGTGTCGGTGAATGTATCGGGCTATCAAATTGACCAGCGTTTTATTGAGTTGGTGACATCTGTATTAGCCTGCACGCATTTGAATCCACAACAGTTAGAGTTGGAATTAACTGAGTCGACCTTAATGGATGATACCCCGGCCACTAATACAATTTTGAAGCAATTAAGCGAACTGGGGGTGGCGATTTCCATTGATGATTTTGGTACCGGTTATTCATCATTCGAACGGATCAGGGCCTTACATTTAGATGTGATTAAAGTTGATCGCAGTTTTATCAAGGGGCTTGGTTGTCCTGATGATAATGCCATTGTTGATGCCATTATCAGTATGGCAAAAACCTTAAAAGTGAAAATTTTGGCGGAGGGAGTGGAAACCCAAGAACAGCGTCAGTATTTACAACAGGCCCAGTGTGATGCAGCCCAGGGTTTTTTGTTTAGTAAACCCTTGCCAGCAGAAGCATTTGAACGACTATTGATGGGTACAGATCGTCGACAGTCGCCGTAA